One part of the Thermococcus sp. genome encodes these proteins:
- the tgtA gene encoding tRNA guanosine(15) transglycosylase TgtA, with protein MEFRFEVKARDAAGRIGKLTVNGKTIETPAIMPVVNPKQLIVTPKELKEMGFGIIITNSYIIYKTPELREKALDMGIHKLLDYDGIIEVDSGSFQLMRYGGVEVTNREIVQFQQAIGVDIGTFLDIPTPPDVPREKAEEDLRITLERAREAEEIKEIAMNAAVQGSTYPELRTYAAKRLSEMNFEIHPIGAVVPLMESYRYRDLVDVVIASKLGLRPDRPVHLFGAGHPMIFALAVAMGIDLFDSASYALYAKDDRYLTPEGTKRLDELEYFPCSCPVCSRYTPQELREMPKEERTRLLAIHNLWVIREELNRVKQAIKEGTLWELVDERARSHPKLYSAYKRLLEYRDYLEKNEPVTKASAFFKVSEESLRWPTAVRARERAERVKRKFPETVRHPIFGEIPKYLSLSYPFAQSEGEEDFTIEKPGKGEAKKYVMAIAEYQFGEGAGEAFRDAFVELSRKTGMPRQIKAKGKHLATFRAEDGLLTLGIEGAKRLHEVLPFPRMRVVVNSDAEPFARKGKNVFAKFVVDADPGIRPYDEVLVVNERDELLATGQTLLNGEELKVFQSGLAVKVRRGVEK; from the coding sequence ATGGAGTTCAGGTTCGAGGTTAAGGCCAGAGACGCCGCTGGAAGAATAGGAAAGCTGACCGTTAACGGAAAGACCATAGAAACCCCCGCAATAATGCCCGTCGTCAATCCAAAACAGCTTATCGTAACGCCAAAGGAACTCAAGGAGATGGGCTTCGGGATTATCATCACGAACTCCTACATCATCTACAAGACACCTGAGCTCAGGGAGAAGGCCCTTGATATGGGCATTCATAAACTGCTCGACTACGATGGCATAATAGAGGTTGACTCCGGCAGTTTCCAGCTCATGCGCTATGGAGGGGTAGAGGTCACGAACCGCGAAATAGTCCAGTTCCAGCAGGCAATAGGCGTCGACATAGGGACTTTCCTCGACATACCAACTCCACCCGATGTGCCGAGAGAGAAGGCCGAGGAGGACTTGAGGATAACTCTGGAGAGGGCAAGGGAAGCGGAGGAGATAAAGGAGATAGCGATGAACGCGGCCGTTCAGGGTTCGACCTACCCAGAGCTAAGAACATATGCCGCCAAAAGGCTGAGCGAGATGAACTTCGAAATCCATCCAATCGGTGCGGTAGTTCCGCTGATGGAGAGCTACCGCTACAGAGACCTCGTTGACGTGGTTATTGCCTCGAAGCTCGGCCTCAGACCGGACAGGCCGGTCCACCTATTCGGGGCTGGGCACCCGATGATATTCGCTTTGGCCGTTGCCATGGGAATAGACCTCTTCGATTCGGCAAGCTACGCCCTCTATGCCAAAGACGACCGCTACCTAACGCCAGAGGGCACGAAAAGGCTTGATGAACTTGAGTACTTCCCGTGCTCCTGTCCGGTTTGTAGCCGCTACACGCCTCAGGAACTCAGGGAGATGCCGAAGGAAGAGAGGACGAGGCTTTTGGCAATCCACAACCTCTGGGTCATACGTGAGGAGCTCAACAGGGTAAAGCAGGCGATAAAGGAGGGAACTCTGTGGGAGCTGGTTGATGAAAGGGCAAGGAGTCACCCGAAGCTCTACTCGGCCTACAAGCGTTTGCTCGAATACAGGGACTACCTCGAGAAGAACGAGCCGGTAACCAAAGCCAGCGCCTTCTTCAAGGTCAGCGAGGAATCCCTGAGGTGGCCCACAGCCGTTAGGGCCAGAGAACGGGCGGAGCGTGTAAAGAGAAAATTCCCGGAAACGGTGAGGCACCCGATTTTCGGTGAGATTCCAAAGTACCTCAGCTTAAGCTACCCCTTCGCCCAGAGCGAGGGCGAGGAGGACTTTACCATAGAGAAGCCTGGAAAGGGGGAGGCCAAAAAATACGTCATGGCCATAGCGGAATACCAGTTCGGTGAAGGAGCCGGAGAGGCCTTCAGAGATGCATTCGTCGAGCTTTCGAGAAAGACGGGCATGCCGAGGCAGATTAAAGCCAAGGGCAAGCACTTAGCGACGTTCAGGGCCGAGGACGGCTTATTAACACTCGGAATAGAAGGTGCCAAGAGGCTCCACGAGGTTCTTCCGTTCCCGAGGATGCGTGTCGTTGTGAACAGCGACGCCGAGCCCTTCGCGAGAAAGGGGAAGAACGTTTTCGCGAAGTTTGTAGTCGATGCCGACCCGGGAATAAGGCCCTACGATGAGGTATTGGTGGTGAACGAGAGGGACGAGTTGCTCGCAACGGGACAGACGCTCTTAAACGGCGAGGAGCTGAAGGTTTTCCAGAGCGGATTGGCAGTGAAGGTGAGGAGGGGAGTTGAGAAGTAG